The following are encoded together in the Pedobacter sp. D749 genome:
- a CDS encoding AAA family ATPase, giving the protein MILISEIHQKVFDFLMEYHKADKGFLFVLRQLNRNARLEKGYWFLGNDDYVAVSFWMGKDDKTKSPRLSFIISLDGTTYLEINSRSNSKPFFTLDFFKELGFTTLDFNLIHRKYYTAFGNDYLSSLGSFLEKDKPLIDDFVGRRRLNEEDLLGQGGIDFIWPGTFEKQLRIVHGYQKILAEKERKTSYLRSFKVRNFGRIKNLEVKDIPEGCRWIFLTGENGAGKTSLLRALAAAISNNNDHGVEVAGNYKDFNVQIGLETISGVKRTTVKGSDDFREKAKLVKGFAAYGPVRLLSQGSLKDDFLDLDKNNISRLTTFGLFNPIGILRDISGSYVLSVKPKYYDMTLDDFLENIEQNLEVILPNIQKVNVVRSEVGRQIIYHQTIGNSEAMSEGVVFDQLPSGTRNFAGLILDLLLRFAEQQEGIADISNYVGVVLIDEIDLHLHPKMQKEIIVQLSETFPNIQFVVTTHSPIPMLGAPSNSIFINVHKDENHKICATKLDIDVTNLLPNTILTSPIFNFSELINEHHDHQERIITEDDFTDALFYKILEKKLRERNINPAS; this is encoded by the coding sequence ATGATATTAATTTCGGAGATACACCAAAAAGTATTTGATTTTTTGATGGAGTATCACAAAGCGGATAAAGGATTTCTCTTTGTATTACGGCAACTTAACCGTAATGCTAGACTTGAAAAGGGTTACTGGTTCTTAGGTAACGATGACTATGTTGCTGTCTCATTTTGGATGGGTAAAGATGATAAAACTAAGTCACCAAGGTTATCGTTTATCATAAGCCTAGACGGTACGACTTACCTGGAAATTAATAGCAGATCGAATTCTAAGCCTTTTTTTACGCTGGATTTTTTTAAAGAGCTAGGATTTACGACCTTGGATTTCAATCTAATACATCGAAAATATTATACTGCATTTGGGAATGACTATCTAAGCTCATTGGGATCGTTTCTCGAAAAAGATAAACCGCTGATAGATGATTTTGTTGGACGTCGTCGCTTAAATGAGGAAGACTTACTAGGTCAAGGTGGCATTGACTTCATTTGGCCTGGAACATTTGAAAAGCAATTAAGAATTGTTCACGGTTATCAGAAAATACTTGCCGAAAAAGAAAGAAAAACGAGCTATTTAAGGAGTTTTAAGGTCAGGAATTTCGGAAGGATAAAGAATTTGGAGGTCAAAGACATTCCAGAAGGCTGTCGATGGATCTTTCTTACCGGGGAAAATGGTGCAGGCAAGACTTCTCTTTTGCGAGCGCTAGCAGCAGCTATTTCTAATAACAATGATCATGGTGTTGAGGTAGCAGGGAACTACAAAGATTTCAATGTGCAAATTGGCTTGGAAACAATCTCAGGAGTAAAGCGTACAACCGTAAAAGGGAGTGATGACTTTCGCGAAAAAGCTAAATTAGTAAAGGGCTTTGCGGCTTATGGTCCTGTAAGATTATTGAGCCAAGGTAGCCTTAAGGACGATTTTTTAGATTTGGATAAGAACAATATTAGCAGGTTGACAACCTTCGGTCTTTTTAATCCTATTGGTATTCTAAGGGATATTAGCGGTAGTTATGTTTTGTCCGTAAAGCCAAAGTACTACGATATGACGCTCGACGACTTTCTGGAAAATATCGAGCAAAACCTTGAAGTTATTTTACCCAATATTCAAAAGGTAAATGTAGTAAGAAGTGAGGTAGGGAGACAAATCATCTACCACCAAACAATTGGTAATTCTGAAGCCATGAGCGAGGGTGTAGTCTTTGACCAACTGCCATCAGGTACGAGAAATTTCGCAGGTTTAATTTTGGATTTGTTGCTTCGTTTCGCCGAACAACAGGAAGGAATTGCCGATATCTCCAATTATGTGGGGGTCGTCTTAATTGATGAAATTGATCTTCATTTGCATCCAAAAATGCAGAAGGAAATTATCGTCCAGTTATCGGAAACATTTCCTAATATACAATTTGTGGTGACTACACATAGTCCTATACCAATGTTGGGTGCTCCATCAAATTCCATTTTCATCAATGTACATAAGGATGAAAATCATAAAATATGTGCAACGAAATTAGATATCGACGTGACTAATTTATTACCCAATACCATATTGACTTCACCAATATTTAATTTTAGTGAGCTGATCAATGAGCATCATGATCACCAAGAGCGGATAATTACTGAAGACGACTTTACTGATGCCCTGTTTTACAAGATTCTTGAGAAAAAATTAAGAGAACGTAACATCAATCCTGCATCATGA
- a CDS encoding AAA family ATPase: MNTEQIPSAAIAVVETLESDVKKFADNLPYWAKYLAEKLLASNVVNDADIETAYNFLLDELKLTDEIDKPEIFIAGAGASATAYASDLVFYTLENISGVNALLENQSINFSKHLTVIYGANGTGKSGYTRLLKDVFYSKAKEAILPNVHLESGHKPIDAKFGFLVGATLKSWQYQHKDQPEFKQFSVFDGKSVVGQLENRNEFEFRPGGLSFFGEYTSILSKVEEQLNEAIRKKKTENQFGLWFDEPSEIKTFVENLSYATKAEQLDNYVPYVAADLAERQRLQKEYDELLLASQNKDKEIKNLENLKKQLVENKLAIEKINKLFSMAALQRISELITDYNTKAAFAKAEGIENFKTDKLEQIGSEEWKRFILAANDFALKQQGTHEHIYPNGSDHCLLCHQPLTQEAATLITRYWGFIKSVAEENANKALESLNAAKGFYEQLDVELFPTENTLTNYLSEKYAENLTSWKEQLAAQSKLALEIVKDIAAKTATERKELATDATFHLTIDSTLDEVIKSLADEEQGKKLEELKKEKTFLEHKEKYNLHFDKIKGFVDDLVWVRKAQKANFAKRQVTDTEKNLSAKYFNQKYVDTFNEECEKLNGKFGIEVSHTGSAGKSYRQLRLKGKSPNAILSEGEQKVIAIADFLSEMKLSEINRGIVFDDPVTSLDNDRKKQIAERLAEYAFEKQVIIFTHDIVFFYHVKNFSKKHLATIKDSFIHHSIERDQLFCGKVVANSSPASEGQYKDASKAEQWLAKSKTSSGTERTDYAKFGCSALRSSYEALSIFIVLGGTVQRFDPQIRMGRLKDIKYDKLLVEQIVEKHGEISDLIEGHLPSDEFAVVATPELLAQHIADYKTLKQQIKDL; this comes from the coding sequence ATGAATACTGAACAAATTCCTTCTGCTGCAATCGCAGTAGTGGAAACGCTTGAATCTGACGTAAAGAAATTTGCTGACAACCTTCCTTATTGGGCAAAGTACCTTGCCGAGAAATTGTTGGCGAGTAACGTCGTTAACGACGCGGACATAGAAACAGCCTACAATTTCTTATTGGATGAACTGAAGTTGACCGATGAAATAGATAAACCCGAAATTTTCATTGCTGGAGCTGGAGCTTCAGCGACAGCCTATGCAAGTGATTTGGTATTCTATACATTAGAAAACATCTCAGGAGTAAATGCTTTACTAGAAAATCAGAGTATCAATTTTAGTAAACATTTGACGGTAATCTATGGTGCCAATGGTACGGGAAAATCTGGCTATACTAGACTGTTAAAAGATGTTTTTTACTCCAAGGCAAAAGAAGCTATCTTGCCAAATGTGCATTTGGAAAGTGGTCATAAACCAATCGATGCGAAGTTTGGTTTTTTGGTCGGAGCTACACTAAAGTCTTGGCAATATCAACATAAGGACCAACCTGAGTTCAAACAATTTTCAGTATTTGATGGGAAGAGTGTGGTTGGACAATTGGAGAATAGAAATGAGTTCGAGTTTAGGCCAGGAGGTCTTAGTTTTTTTGGAGAGTATACGTCAATCTTGTCAAAGGTGGAGGAACAGCTGAATGAAGCCATTCGGAAAAAAAAGACGGAAAATCAGTTTGGGCTATGGTTTGACGAGCCGTCTGAGATCAAAACTTTTGTAGAGAATCTTTCTTATGCAACAAAAGCGGAACAGCTAGATAACTATGTCCCTTATGTTGCCGCGGATTTGGCCGAAAGACAAAGATTGCAAAAAGAATATGATGAGCTATTGCTAGCTAGCCAAAACAAGGATAAGGAAATCAAGAATTTAGAAAACCTTAAAAAGCAGTTGGTCGAGAATAAACTGGCAATAGAAAAGATCAATAAATTGTTCTCTATGGCTGCATTACAACGAATTAGCGAGCTGATCACCGATTACAATACCAAGGCAGCCTTTGCCAAAGCCGAAGGGATTGAAAACTTCAAAACAGATAAATTGGAACAGATTGGCTCGGAAGAATGGAAGAGATTTATTTTGGCGGCAAATGATTTTGCTTTGAAACAGCAGGGAACTCATGAACATATTTATCCTAACGGGAGCGATCATTGCTTATTATGCCATCAACCGTTAACGCAGGAGGCAGCAACGCTGATTACTAGATATTGGGGTTTTATCAAGAGCGTGGCAGAAGAAAATGCCAATAAAGCTTTGGAGAGTTTAAATGCTGCCAAAGGTTTTTATGAGCAACTCGATGTTGAACTCTTCCCAACAGAGAATACTTTGACAAATTACCTGTCAGAGAAATATGCCGAGAACTTAACCTCATGGAAGGAACAATTAGCTGCTCAAAGCAAGTTGGCTTTGGAGATTGTAAAAGATATAGCTGCAAAGACCGCTACTGAGCGAAAGGAATTAGCAACTGATGCGACATTTCATTTGACTATTGATTCAACACTAGATGAGGTAATCAAGTCTTTGGCTGATGAAGAACAGGGGAAGAAACTGGAAGAGCTTAAAAAAGAGAAAACCTTTTTAGAACATAAGGAAAAGTATAACCTGCATTTCGATAAGATCAAAGGATTTGTGGACGATCTGGTTTGGGTAAGAAAAGCACAAAAAGCGAATTTTGCCAAACGGCAGGTTACGGATACGGAAAAGAACCTCTCTGCTAAATACTTTAACCAGAAGTATGTTGACACTTTCAACGAAGAATGCGAGAAGTTGAATGGAAAGTTTGGTATTGAAGTGAGTCACACGGGAAGCGCAGGCAAATCTTATCGACAGTTAAGGTTAAAAGGCAAAAGTCCCAATGCAATTTTAAGTGAAGGGGAGCAGAAGGTCATTGCGATTGCTGATTTTCTATCAGAAATGAAGCTTTCGGAAATCAATAGGGGGATTGTCTTCGACGATCCGGTAACTTCTTTAGACAATGATCGAAAGAAGCAGATTGCCGAAAGGCTTGCCGAGTATGCCTTCGAAAAGCAGGTAATCATATTTACCCATGATATTGTATTCTTTTACCATGTGAAGAACTTTAGCAAGAAGCATCTTGCGACTATTAAAGATAGTTTTATACATCATTCGATTGAAAGAGATCAGCTGTTTTGTGGAAAGGTGGTGGCCAATTCTAGTCCAGCCAGCGAAGGCCAGTATAAAGATGCATCAAAGGCTGAACAATGGTTGGCCAAGAGCAAAACGTCGAGTGGCACGGAACGAACCGATTATGCTAAATTTGGTTGTTCGGCTTTGCGTTCGAGTTACGAAGCTTTATCGATCTTTATCGTATTGGGAGGAACGGTACAGCGCTTTGATCCCCAAATCCGAATGGGCAGGTTGAAAGATATCAAATATGACAAGCTTTTGGTAGAACAAATCGTAGAAAAGCATGGAGAGATTTCTGATCTAATCGAGGGACATCTGCCTTCCGATGAATTTGCGGTGGTAGCCACACCGGAATTGTTGGCACAGCATATTGCTGATTACAAAACCTTAAAGCAACAAATTAAGGACCTATAG
- a CDS encoding M1 family aminopeptidase, with amino-acid sequence MKPVLSLIAILFLSGVSFAQSAANNLQHDVERCNDAFESGSMEDIKLNFPLVEQQRIILAMQKGKYQRKKGQSEIIKVYSDSALVLLTGTFIIGNSGEETDYSNIYSGIYVFKPVKGAWIMTSKLPIDRLNQLKAHRMDLKIAPVDGTIAVRDTMQILTREKHGFLLALNHRAKIENVQLNRKPAHFVFDGGVLWVKSSAGVKEQLILAYTLKVDHDRKNENSGYFDSNFGHVRDQFYWHPFFNFSSSNDLADFQLRASIPAAYHVTTGIRQTDHVIGDQRIITAKSPYATFALSMYYDKEWEVKTLDKGNYKFQIFGNKDFKPAPDTLYQSFSKTNDWLTEKFGKPQGNYLCIVQNRSKDFPIWLNRSNDMIVAGNHGGFIITNRATSPLAPFGHEVAHAWTRPVGPATNFLREGWASFAEAYLLEKSFGDTTVSHFMASYKSLYFKGGFDGKSSLWDDAANNGISYYKGVWVFYMLRNQLGKAVFDKGLKAFLQSKKQMDINLFIRSLSEAAGTDVKHIIEPWIKSKQVPHVSTIIKEKKLSIAQEGDVFLFPIDIAFVLQDNRIVRKTFNISKNLQSFQLEGFSKDDIKSVKIDPDNKLLIKIMSENSL; translated from the coding sequence ATGAAGCCCGTTTTATCTTTGATTGCTATTCTTTTTCTTTCCGGCGTTTCCTTTGCCCAGTCTGCCGCAAATAACCTGCAGCATGATGTTGAAAGATGTAATGACGCTTTTGAAAGTGGAAGCATGGAAGATATTAAACTTAATTTCCCTTTAGTTGAACAGCAGCGAATCATCTTAGCGATGCAGAAAGGCAAGTATCAAAGAAAAAAAGGGCAAAGCGAGATTATAAAGGTTTACAGCGATAGTGCACTCGTATTATTAACCGGCACCTTTATTATTGGCAATTCTGGTGAAGAAACCGATTATTCTAATATTTATTCCGGTATATACGTATTCAAGCCTGTTAAAGGTGCCTGGATAATGACATCGAAACTTCCGATCGACAGATTAAACCAATTGAAAGCCCATCGGATGGACCTGAAGATAGCGCCTGTTGATGGAACAATAGCTGTTAGGGATACCATGCAAATCCTGACCAGGGAAAAACATGGTTTTTTATTGGCGCTTAACCACAGGGCGAAGATAGAAAATGTACAACTTAACCGAAAACCGGCTCATTTTGTTTTTGATGGAGGCGTGCTCTGGGTAAAGTCCTCAGCAGGTGTAAAAGAACAACTGATATTAGCCTATACATTAAAAGTTGACCATGACCGGAAGAATGAGAATTCCGGATATTTTGATTCGAACTTCGGACATGTACGGGATCAGTTCTACTGGCATCCGTTCTTTAATTTTTCAAGTAGCAATGACCTGGCAGATTTCCAGCTACGAGCATCAATTCCAGCTGCATATCATGTCACCACCGGTATCAGGCAGACTGATCATGTTATTGGTGATCAAAGAATTATAACGGCTAAATCACCTTATGCTACTTTTGCGCTATCGATGTACTATGATAAAGAATGGGAGGTAAAGACATTAGACAAAGGAAACTATAAGTTTCAAATCTTTGGAAATAAGGATTTTAAACCAGCACCTGATACGCTTTATCAGAGCTTTTCAAAGACAAATGATTGGCTTACCGAAAAATTCGGAAAACCACAAGGCAACTATCTTTGCATTGTACAGAACCGTTCCAAAGATTTCCCCATCTGGTTAAACCGAAGTAATGATATGATTGTTGCCGGCAACCATGGTGGCTTCATTATAACAAACAGGGCAACGTCTCCCCTGGCACCCTTTGGGCATGAGGTGGCACACGCCTGGACCCGGCCTGTAGGACCAGCTACAAACTTTTTGAGGGAAGGCTGGGCTTCGTTTGCCGAAGCATATTTATTGGAGAAAAGTTTCGGAGATACTACAGTAAGCCACTTTATGGCCAGTTACAAATCGCTCTACTTCAAAGGAGGCTTTGATGGTAAATCTTCTTTATGGGACGATGCAGCTAACAATGGTATATCTTATTATAAAGGCGTTTGGGTTTTTTATATGCTTAGAAATCAGCTGGGCAAGGCTGTTTTCGATAAAGGTTTAAAAGCTTTCCTTCAGTCGAAAAAACAAATGGACATCAATCTCTTTATAAGAAGTCTTTCAGAGGCCGCTGGTACCGATGTGAAGCATATCATTGAGCCCTGGATAAAAAGTAAACAGGTGCCGCATGTTAGCACTATTATAAAGGAAAAGAAATTGTCGATTGCCCAGGAAGGTGACGTTTTCCTTTTCCCTATTGATATTGCTTTTGTTTTACAGGATAACCGGATAGTGAGAAAAACGTTTAATATCAGTAAAAACCTTCAAAGTTTTCAGTTGGAGGGCTTCTCAAAGGATGATATTAAGTCAGTTAAAATAGATCCCGACAACAAACTTTTAATAAAAATCATGAGCGAGAATTCGCTGTAA
- a CDS encoding alpha-L-rhamnosidase C-terminal domain-containing protein, with amino-acid sequence MKKNKLKSPSKKLINRIYSHYLFIAFLLFMVRQPAFAQEKKMPGYWISTAQQRVNKPNTWIAFRRDIMIKNKPLQALTTIAADTKYWLWINGKLVVFEGGLKRGPNPKDTYCDKVNLGPYLKKGKNQIAVLLCYFGKDGFSHVGSGRAGFYFSMKAKQAELNSDDKWLCSIHPAYGDTDAPLPNFRLAESNIRFDARKDIAGWQTAPLNALQGFSAAEKIGLPGDAPWNKLVDRPIPQWKDFGIKEIKFERHKGASADTIVGALPYNMQMTPIISVLDDKGGHLININTDHSVAGGTNNIRAEYITAKGFQEYESYGWLNGEKILLIVPKGVKVTSVKYRETGYNAVPEGAFACSDEFYNLFWKKAKRTLYLNMRDNYFDCPDRERAQWWGDAVLLMGESFYTYSTSTHALMRKAIRELAAWQRPGGELFAPIPGNFNQELPDQMLTSIGEYGFWNYYMNTGDRKLIADVYPAVKKYLDLWKTDETGLTVLRKGGWLWGDWGDNKDLRLIMAGWHYLALDGASKMADALGYDQDAADYRQVMALVKAGYNKCWDGHAYRHPLYNEKTDDRVQALAVIAGIADSSKYADILSSLKTELHASPYMEKYVMEALFVMGEGKYAMDRTKKRFAEMVNNPNYSTLFEGWGIGENGFGGGTTNHAWSGGAQIVIAQYLFGVKPLDAGYKTFLIAPQPATFTSATLTVPTIKGLISTSFQNNADGFRMNVIVPKGTTAIVRLPSGSKVYVNKKLLTEKDLNVDKLLQKNHFTTFKLVSGKYVIEREKSL; translated from the coding sequence ATGAAGAAAAATAAGCTAAAATCGCCATCAAAGAAACTGATAAACAGGATTTATAGCCATTATTTATTTATTGCTTTTCTATTGTTCATGGTACGCCAACCGGCATTCGCCCAGGAGAAAAAAATGCCAGGTTATTGGATTTCTACAGCACAGCAGAGGGTAAACAAACCCAATACCTGGATAGCGTTTCGCCGGGATATCATGATAAAAAACAAACCGCTACAGGCCTTAACTACCATTGCTGCCGATACCAAATACTGGCTTTGGATAAACGGCAAACTTGTGGTATTTGAAGGTGGGCTAAAACGCGGGCCTAATCCTAAAGATACCTATTGCGATAAAGTAAACCTTGGGCCCTACCTAAAAAAAGGCAAGAACCAAATTGCTGTGCTACTTTGTTACTTCGGTAAAGATGGCTTTTCGCACGTAGGCAGCGGGCGTGCCGGTTTTTATTTTAGTATGAAGGCAAAGCAGGCAGAATTGAACAGTGACGATAAATGGCTGTGCAGCATTCATCCTGCTTACGGAGACACAGATGCCCCTTTACCCAATTTCCGCCTTGCGGAATCAAATATCCGTTTTGATGCCCGCAAAGATATTGCAGGCTGGCAAACGGCACCGTTAAATGCATTGCAGGGCTTTAGCGCTGCAGAAAAAATTGGCCTCCCTGGCGATGCACCCTGGAATAAACTGGTTGACCGACCTATACCCCAATGGAAAGACTTTGGTATAAAGGAAATTAAATTTGAACGCCATAAGGGGGCCAGCGCAGATACAATTGTAGGCGCTTTGCCCTACAATATGCAAATGACACCGATAATCTCGGTTCTAGATGATAAAGGAGGGCATTTAATTAACATTAATACCGACCATAGTGTAGCCGGGGGAACAAACAATATCAGGGCGGAGTATATCACTGCCAAAGGTTTTCAGGAATATGAATCGTACGGATGGTTAAACGGCGAGAAGATCCTGCTCATTGTTCCGAAAGGCGTTAAGGTAACATCAGTTAAATATCGCGAAACCGGCTATAATGCAGTGCCTGAGGGTGCTTTTGCATGCAGCGATGAGTTTTATAACCTGTTTTGGAAAAAGGCTAAGCGAACTTTATACCTTAACATGCGCGATAATTATTTTGATTGCCCCGACAGGGAACGTGCCCAATGGTGGGGCGATGCTGTTTTGTTGATGGGCGAAAGTTTTTATACCTATTCAACCTCTACACATGCATTGATGCGCAAAGCGATACGTGAGCTGGCGGCATGGCAGCGCCCCGGAGGAGAGTTATTTGCGCCAATTCCCGGTAATTTTAATCAGGAACTGCCCGACCAGATGCTTACCAGTATTGGCGAATACGGCTTTTGGAATTACTATATGAACACTGGCGACCGCAAGCTTATAGCAGACGTTTACCCCGCTGTAAAAAAGTACCTGGATTTATGGAAAACGGACGAAACCGGCCTTACCGTGTTACGTAAAGGCGGTTGGCTTTGGGGAGACTGGGGCGATAACAAAGACCTGAGGCTGATTATGGCCGGATGGCATTACCTTGCTTTAGACGGTGCCTCCAAAATGGCCGATGCGCTTGGGTATGATCAAGATGCCGCAGATTACCGGCAGGTTATGGCCCTTGTGAAGGCCGGATACAATAAATGCTGGGATGGGCACGCCTACCGCCATCCTTTGTACAATGAAAAAACAGATGACCGGGTGCAAGCCTTAGCGGTTATCGCGGGTATAGCCGATTCGTCAAAATATGCCGATATTTTATCATCGTTGAAAACAGAATTACATGCTAGCCCTTATATGGAAAAATATGTAATGGAGGCGCTTTTTGTGATGGGCGAGGGAAAATATGCCATGGACAGAACCAAAAAACGCTTTGCAGAAATGGTTAACAATCCTAACTATAGCACCTTGTTTGAAGGTTGGGGCATTGGCGAAAATGGATTTGGAGGTGGTACAACCAACCATGCCTGGAGCGGAGGGGCTCAAATCGTTATTGCGCAATATTTGTTTGGCGTTAAACCACTTGATGCCGGTTATAAAACTTTTTTGATAGCGCCCCAACCCGCCACTTTTACCTCAGCAACCCTTACCGTACCAACAATTAAAGGCCTGATCAGTACCTCATTTCAAAATAATGCCGATGGCTTTCGGATGAATGTTATTGTTCCGAAGGGTACAACAGCCATTGTAAGATTGCCCTCGGGCTCGAAGGTATATGTGAACAAGAAGTTACTGACTGAAAAAGACCTAAATGTTGATAAATTGCTGCAAAAAAACCACTTCACCACGTTTAAACTCGTTTCCGGGAAATATGTGATCGAACGGGAAAAATCTTTATGA
- a CDS encoding Pycsar system effector family protein, translated as MNKEKKSIDIVPVSDFDLKSSIEMLIKITAGNDHRLSDMADNKAQILITVNSIILSAIVSLGIGRLKDTLHLIIPSLILLATSLITLILAILATRPSLPNGKFTAKDLSTKKVNLLFFGNFYRMKMNDYAAGMTHVLCDNDFLYQSLIKDEYVQGVVLGRKYRLLRAAYNVFMFGLIIVFLAFLQSMIWHDTLFG; from the coding sequence ATGAATAAAGAGAAAAAATCAATAGATATAGTACCCGTGTCAGATTTTGATTTAAAATCTTCCATTGAAATGCTCATTAAAATCACGGCTGGCAATGATCACCGCCTAAGTGACATGGCGGATAATAAAGCACAAATTCTGATTACGGTTAACTCTATTATTCTATCAGCGATTGTTAGTCTTGGGATTGGACGTTTAAAGGATACCCTTCATTTGATCATTCCATCGCTCATTCTACTAGCCACCAGCCTTATTACCTTGATTCTCGCTATTCTGGCAACCAGACCTTCACTTCCAAATGGCAAATTCACGGCAAAAGATTTATCAACTAAAAAAGTAAACCTTCTTTTTTTTGGAAATTTCTACAGAATGAAGATGAATGATTATGCTGCAGGAATGACTCATGTATTGTGCGATAATGACTTTTTATACCAAAGCCTTATTAAAGATGAATATGTACAAGGAGTGGTTCTCGGCAGAAAATACAGGTTATTAAGGGCAGCTTATAATGTATTTATGTTTGGGTTGATTATTGTCTTTTTAGCTTTTCTTCAATCAATGATATGGCACGATACTTTGTTTGGCTAA
- a CDS encoding TetR/AcrR family transcriptional regulator: MKLSKEDQIRDEIIAAAIAVFESYGFTRVSMQDISKAGKKGRTTLYYYFGNKTEVFDAVVEKLCLQIFDACQAVIDPNASMSTNLEKFYTKKLQELKLLTKRYHLVLEDLKQQPELAAAKTRVLLEKEGSVLYKLIRWAVEKKEIAELSEADSYFLAETIVTAFKSFEHEIILFNRFPDMEAKLSWISQIFCKGLK, translated from the coding sequence ATGAAGTTATCCAAAGAAGACCAAATCAGAGACGAAATTATCGCTGCCGCCATAGCGGTTTTTGAAAGCTATGGCTTTACCCGGGTATCAATGCAGGATATTTCCAAAGCAGGTAAAAAAGGACGCACTACTTTGTATTATTATTTCGGTAATAAAACAGAAGTTTTTGATGCAGTAGTAGAAAAATTATGCCTTCAGATATTTGATGCCTGCCAGGCGGTTATTGATCCCAATGCCTCAATGTCTACTAATTTGGAAAAATTTTACACCAAGAAATTACAGGAACTCAAATTGCTTACTAAAAGATATCATCTGGTATTAGAAGATTTAAAGCAACAACCCGAGCTTGCCGCCGCTAAAACCAGGGTTTTACTTGAGAAAGAAGGCAGTGTACTTTACAAGTTGATCAGATGGGCAGTTGAGAAAAAAGAAATTGCGGAACTCAGCGAGGCTGATAGTTATTTTCTTGCTGAAACAATTGTAACCGCATTCAAAAGCTTTGAGCATGAAATCATCTTGTTTAACCGGTTTCCCGATATGGAAGCCAAACTGTCCTGGATTTCACAAATTTTTTGCAAAGGATTGAAATAA
- a CDS encoding efflux RND transporter periplasmic adaptor subunit: MKPISSIFTAATVALLFTGCSEHKESGKMPDTINVKTINLSKQQGGSSDQIIYSGTLQADKMIDLSFQVSGTINSFPVQAGDYIKKGQLVATVDETTYRNQYNAQLAQVKLAEENYNRILSVFKKGSIAEIKMLEAKSNLDQAASAAKATYQNIAHTRLYAPQSGYAGDKKTEAGAIASPGLPVLQLLDTRSVNVLVAVPENEINLYHQGDHASVTIEAMGNTPVEGHIAEVGVMALNSSANYTVKVKLANSSQNLKPGMLCKVVFRPSQTKSLSAKTVEQQLIIPAQAVQVDEQGRNYVYTVNPQHKAQRKEVKTGLLYNNGLAITSGLTGNEELITSGYQKLADQSPVKIIQ, encoded by the coding sequence ATGAAACCTATCTCATCAATTTTTACAGCCGCTACCGTAGCGCTACTTTTCACTGGATGTTCCGAGCACAAAGAGTCTGGCAAAATGCCTGACACGATCAATGTTAAAACGATTAATTTAAGCAAGCAACAGGGAGGATCCTCCGATCAGATAATTTATAGCGGAACTTTGCAGGCCGACAAAATGATCGATTTGAGTTTCCAGGTTTCCGGCACCATTAATTCATTCCCGGTACAAGCCGGAGATTATATAAAAAAAGGCCAGTTAGTGGCCACCGTAGATGAAACTACTTACCGTAATCAATATAATGCACAATTAGCCCAGGTTAAACTGGCTGAAGAAAACTATAACCGTATTCTTTCTGTATTTAAGAAAGGCAGCATAGCAGAAATTAAAATGCTGGAGGCCAAATCAAATCTAGACCAGGCGGCATCTGCTGCAAAGGCAACTTATCAAAATATTGCGCACACCAGGCTATACGCTCCTCAAAGCGGGTATGCGGGCGACAAAAAAACAGAAGCAGGTGCTATTGCTAGTCCCGGATTACCTGTGTTGCAGTTACTGGATACACGTTCGGTAAATGTTTTAGTAGCTGTTCCTGAAAATGAAATCAACCTATATCATCAGGGTGATCATGCATCTGTCACCATAGAGGCCATGGGTAATACTCCGGTAGAGGGTCATATTGCAGAAGTAGGTGTCATGGCCCTCAATAGTAGTGCAAACTACACGGTCAAAGTAAAACTGGCCAATTCCAGTCAGAATTTAAAACCGGGCATGCTCTGCAAGGTGGTATTCCGCCCTTCTCAAACTAAATCATTGTCTGCTAAAACAGTTGAACAGCAATTGATCATTCCTGCCCAGGCCGTACAAGTAGATGAGCAAGGCCGTAATTATGTATATACCGTTAACCCGCAACATAAAGCGCAACGGAAAGAGGTTAAAACCGGTTTACTCTATAATAATGGATTGGCAATTACCAGTGGTTTAACTGGTAATGAAGAACTGATTACTTCCGGTTACCAAAAGCTGGCAGATCAGTCTCCCGTTAAAATCATCCAATAA